From Paraburkholderia sabiae, a single genomic window includes:
- a CDS encoding thymidylate synthase, giving the protein MKQYLDLVRTILDTGSWQENRTGIRTISMPGAMLRFDLQQGFPAVTTKKLAFKSAIGELIGFLRASRSAADFRALGCKVWDANANDNAQWLANPYRQGTDDLGDVYGVQWRQWPAYKVLDATASAQLEDAASRGYAPVTEFEEGGVRKVLMYKAIDQLRQCLDTIMNNPSDRRILFHAWNPAVLEEIALPACHLLYQFLPNAAKREISLCLYIRSNDVGLGTPFNLTEGAALLHLVGRLTGYTPRWFTYFIGDAHIYENQLDMLQQQLTRDPYESPQFAISERVPEYAKTGVYEPEWLEKVEPSDFSLVGYRHHEPLTAPMAI; this is encoded by the coding sequence ATGAAACAGTACCTCGACCTCGTCCGCACGATCCTCGATACCGGCAGCTGGCAGGAAAACCGCACCGGCATTCGCACGATCAGCATGCCCGGGGCGATGTTGCGTTTCGATCTGCAGCAGGGTTTCCCGGCCGTGACGACGAAGAAGCTCGCGTTCAAATCGGCGATCGGCGAACTGATCGGTTTTCTGCGCGCGTCGCGAAGCGCCGCCGATTTCCGCGCGCTCGGCTGCAAGGTCTGGGACGCGAACGCTAACGACAACGCGCAGTGGCTCGCCAATCCTTACCGCCAGGGAACGGACGATCTCGGCGACGTCTACGGTGTGCAGTGGCGCCAGTGGCCCGCCTACAAGGTGCTCGACGCGACAGCGAGCGCACAGCTGGAAGACGCGGCATCGCGCGGCTATGCGCCCGTCACCGAGTTCGAAGAGGGCGGTGTGCGCAAGGTGCTGATGTACAAGGCAATCGACCAGCTGCGCCAGTGTCTCGACACGATCATGAACAACCCGTCCGACCGGCGGATTTTGTTTCACGCGTGGAATCCGGCCGTGCTCGAGGAAATCGCGCTGCCCGCGTGCCATCTGCTGTACCAGTTCCTGCCGAATGCCGCCAAGCGCGAGATTTCGCTGTGCCTTTATATCCGCAGCAACGACGTCGGTCTCGGCACGCCGTTCAATCTGACGGAAGGGGCCGCGTTGCTGCATCTCGTCGGGCGGCTGACGGGCTATACGCCGCGCTGGTTCACGTATTTCATCGGCGATGCGCACATCTACGAGAATCAGCTCGACATGTTGCAGCAGCAACTGACGCGCGACCCGTATGAGAGCCCGCAGTTCGCGATTTCGGAGCGGGTGCCCGAGTATGCGAAGACGGGCGTCTACGAGCCCGAGTGGCTGGAAAAGGTCGAGCCGTCCGATTTCTCGCTGGTCGGCTACCGGCATCACGAGCCGCTGACGGCGCCGATGGCGATCTGA
- a CDS encoding DUF6600 domain-containing protein yields MKSLATRTKAAPNEPAPRSGGHRTSIVAFAVAGALTTLALQSAWAQEAPPPANYAQSAPDSDPPGRVARLNYMAGTVTTEPAGASDWSYAQVNRPLTTGDQLWNDKNARSELHIGSTAVRMGEQTSLDVLNLDDNSAQLKVAQGTLSTRVRLIAPGSSYEIDTPNLALGVNAPGDYRVDVAPDGSSTTVTVRNGSATVYGDNGQVPVGAGQQVTFTGTSLQQAATNGAPGADPFDQWAASRDAAEDRSVSARYVSREMPGYQDLDANGTWRNTPQYGEVWTPNQAPAGWAPYHDGHWVWQAPWGWTWVDDAPWGFAPYHYGRWAYVDDSWAWVPGQAVVSEPPVYAPALVAFVGDGDGGNDWGVNLAVGGVAAAGLAWFALGPGEPWHPHWGGGHDWSPRYYERVNNTVVVNNRVDIHNNIHNTYINYRAPNAVTGMRATDFVHGQPTNHFGQRVDPAQWHNARFNAGGPGIAPVRQSFAPGMRNATYRPPSNAMARPVVGTRNPGMPAAFHDRLAQNFAQGGHGRVPGAGEPIVHTSVPAQFPGKTLGGNGPNRPNGPVANVRVVNSHGPVINPRAPGQMAGGPNAQRPGGAVPQMDGRQPGMQGHGFAPGQIAGAPGGQPRPGSGGPQNNGQQHGMPMQAGNGVPRPPQFAGGHPMNGAPQQQGQPGGAQRPEAAAGQQHEPMWTQHHAPMAQQRGNPQQSGAGQAPGQVAQQQHAPMQRPANGFGGGTAQGQPAHGPDPRTQQAAAPMQQPQAHPEMRPQPQAQQQPRAEMHPQPQPQAQPRAEFHPQPQPQQQARQEFHPQPQQQPRQEFHPQPQPQQQARQEFHPQPQQQPRQEFHPQPQPQAQPRPPQQAQQPHPQPQSQPQQHQEQRATGGGHDEHHHG; encoded by the coding sequence ATGAAATCACTCGCCACACGCACGAAAGCTGCACCTAACGAACCTGCCCCGCGATCCGGCGGACATCGGACGTCGATCGTCGCGTTCGCCGTCGCGGGCGCGCTGACGACTCTCGCGCTGCAATCCGCCTGGGCGCAGGAAGCGCCGCCGCCCGCCAACTACGCGCAAAGTGCGCCGGACAGCGATCCGCCCGGACGCGTCGCGCGTCTGAACTACATGGCGGGCACGGTCACCACCGAACCGGCAGGCGCTTCCGACTGGTCGTACGCGCAGGTCAACCGCCCGCTCACGACAGGCGATCAGCTCTGGAACGACAAGAACGCGCGCTCGGAGCTGCACATCGGGTCGACGGCCGTGCGCATGGGCGAGCAGACCAGCCTCGACGTCCTCAATCTCGACGACAACAGCGCTCAGCTGAAAGTCGCGCAAGGCACGCTGTCGACGCGCGTGCGTTTGATCGCGCCCGGCTCGTCGTATGAGATCGACACGCCGAATCTCGCGCTGGGCGTGAACGCGCCCGGCGACTATCGCGTCGATGTCGCACCCGATGGCAGCAGCACGACCGTCACCGTGCGCAACGGCAGCGCGACCGTCTATGGCGACAACGGCCAGGTGCCCGTCGGTGCCGGTCAGCAGGTCACATTCACGGGCACGAGCCTGCAACAGGCGGCCACCAATGGCGCGCCAGGCGCCGATCCGTTCGATCAGTGGGCCGCGAGCCGCGACGCCGCCGAGGATCGCTCGGTGTCGGCGCGCTATGTGTCGCGCGAAATGCCCGGCTATCAGGATCTCGATGCGAACGGCACGTGGCGCAACACGCCGCAGTACGGCGAAGTGTGGACGCCGAATCAGGCGCCCGCGGGCTGGGCGCCTTATCACGATGGTCACTGGGTCTGGCAGGCGCCGTGGGGCTGGACGTGGGTCGACGATGCGCCGTGGGGCTTTGCGCCGTATCACTATGGCCGCTGGGCGTATGTCGACGATTCCTGGGCCTGGGTGCCGGGACAGGCGGTCGTCAGCGAGCCGCCCGTGTATGCGCCTGCCCTCGTCGCGTTTGTCGGCGACGGTGACGGCGGCAACGACTGGGGCGTGAATCTGGCCGTCGGCGGCGTGGCCGCGGCGGGTCTTGCGTGGTTCGCACTCGGACCCGGCGAGCCGTGGCACCCGCACTGGGGCGGCGGTCACGACTGGAGCCCGCGCTACTACGAGCGCGTGAACAACACGGTCGTCGTCAATAACCGCGTCGATATCCATAACAACATCCACAACACGTACATCAACTACCGCGCGCCGAACGCAGTGACGGGCATGCGGGCGACGGACTTTGTCCACGGACAGCCGACCAATCACTTCGGCCAGCGCGTCGATCCCGCGCAGTGGCACAACGCGCGCTTCAATGCGGGCGGGCCGGGTATTGCGCCCGTGCGGCAGAGCTTCGCGCCGGGGATGCGCAATGCCACGTATCGGCCGCCGTCGAATGCGATGGCGCGGCCTGTGGTCGGCACGCGCAATCCGGGTATGCCGGCCGCGTTTCACGACCGGCTCGCGCAGAACTTCGCGCAAGGTGGTCACGGCCGCGTGCCGGGTGCAGGCGAGCCGATCGTGCATACGTCCGTGCCGGCGCAGTTTCCGGGGAAGACGCTTGGTGGTAATGGGCCTAATAGGCCTAATGGGCCCGTGGCGAACGTTCGCGTTGTGAATTCGCATGGGCCTGTCATCAACCCGCGTGCGCCGGGACAGATGGCGGGTGGTCCTAATGCTCAACGCCCGGGCGGCGCAGTACCGCAGATGGATGGGCGGCAGCCTGGGATGCAGGGACACGGCTTCGCGCCAGGGCAGATCGCCGGTGCGCCTGGCGGACAGCCTCGACCGGGCAGCGGCGGGCCGCAGAACAACGGTCAACAGCACGGCATGCCGATGCAGGCAGGCAATGGCGTGCCGCGTCCGCCGCAATTCGCGGGCGGGCATCCGATGAACGGCGCGCCGCAGCAACAAGGACAACCCGGCGGCGCGCAACGTCCGGAAGCGGCAGCAGGTCAGCAGCACGAACCGATGTGGACGCAGCACCATGCGCCGATGGCGCAGCAGCGCGGTAATCCGCAGCAATCCGGCGCGGGACAGGCGCCGGGACAGGTCGCCCAGCAGCAGCATGCGCCCATGCAGCGACCTGCGAATGGTTTTGGCGGCGGAACCGCTCAAGGACAGCCCGCGCACGGGCCCGATCCACGCACGCAACAGGCGGCCGCGCCGATGCAGCAGCCGCAAGCGCATCCCGAGATGCGACCGCAACCGCAGGCCCAGCAACAGCCGAGAGCCGAGATGCATCCGCAGCCTCAGCCACAGGCTCAGCCGCGCGCGGAGTTTCATCCGCAGCCCCAGCCGCAGCAACAGGCCCGGCAGGAATTCCACCCGCAGCCGCAACAGCAGCCGCGTCAGGAGTTTCATCCGCAACCGCAGCCTCAACAGCAAGCCCGTCAGGAATTCCATCCGCAGCCACAACAACAGCCGCGTCAGGAATTCCATCCGCAGCCGCAGCCTCAGGCACAACCGCGCCCTCCGCAGCAGGCCCAGCAGCCGCACCCGCAGCCCCAGTCACAACCGCAACAGCACCAGGAACAGCGCGCGACGGGCGGCGGACACGACGAGCACCATCACGGATAA
- a CDS encoding acyl-CoA thioesterase, with protein sequence MSTPIAAPLDRSETTFRFLAEPTSVNFGGKVHGGALMKWIDETAYACSAVWSGRYCVTVSVGNIRFRRPIHVGNLVELRARVVATGRTSMHIHVSVHAGDPKGGELLQTTDCLVVMVAVNENGSPVPVPSFVPQTDEQKRLANYAMDVKAALDAIVDLKPEEVAQGKV encoded by the coding sequence ATGAGCACGCCAATCGCCGCGCCGCTGGATCGTTCAGAAACCACGTTCCGCTTTCTCGCCGAGCCGACCTCGGTCAACTTCGGCGGCAAGGTGCACGGCGGCGCGCTGATGAAATGGATCGACGAAACCGCGTACGCATGCTCGGCCGTCTGGTCGGGCCGCTACTGCGTGACGGTCAGCGTCGGCAATATCCGTTTCCGCCGGCCGATCCACGTCGGCAATCTGGTCGAACTGCGTGCGCGCGTCGTCGCGACGGGGCGCACCAGCATGCATATCCATGTGTCCGTGCACGCGGGCGATCCGAAGGGCGGCGAACTGCTGCAAACGACGGACTGCCTCGTCGTGATGGTCGCCGTCAACGAGAACGGCAGCCCCGTGCCCGTGCCGTCGTTCGTGCCGCAAACCGACGAGCAGAAGCGCCTCGCGAACTACGCGATGGACGTGAAGGCCGCGCTCGATGCGATCGTCGACCTGAAACCCGAGGAAGTGGCGCAAGGCAAGGTCTGA
- a CDS encoding phospholipase D family protein: MTRAFTLFMSALLLAACATRPPATAFDRPVTHALPATDATPLAAALAPPEQAHPGQSGFRVLADGTEALQMRIALARSATRTLDMQYYIAEEDTTGKLLLAAALYAADHGVRVRMLVDDLNFKDIDRVMAALNSHDKIEIRVFNPFGSASTSFYQRSRNFFTQVGAFTRRMHNKAMIADNQLAIVGGRNLGDEYFSASPTLQFRDIDVLAAGPITADISASFDAYWNDSNAYPLRALNKQKFDPHDLDEMRDELRAHWRKNAEPYNAKPLNATPLAAQIAKHELQLVWAPAEFKVDSPEKMKLPADQYKSPPMQRLIELMHDAQREFLITSPYFVPHQAGVDALGTLVKRGVTVKVLTNSLAATDAVAVQAGYSPYRVPLLERGVQLYEFKPTQGSEPPTAGLFGSRSKASLHAKTYVIDRQTLVIGSMNLDPRSAHLNTELALVIHSPPLAEQVAKLFDQATAPAMSYRVTLATPDELAALRNSATPQSKLVWTDEENGQIRRYNLDPGAGFYRNALTGLFLLLPVDEQL; the protein is encoded by the coding sequence ATGACACGCGCTTTCACGCTCTTCATGTCGGCGCTTCTGCTGGCGGCCTGCGCGACGCGCCCGCCCGCCACCGCGTTCGATCGCCCCGTCACGCACGCACTGCCCGCCACCGATGCCACGCCCCTCGCCGCCGCCCTCGCGCCACCCGAGCAGGCGCATCCGGGCCAGTCCGGTTTTCGCGTGCTGGCTGACGGCACCGAGGCGTTGCAGATGCGCATCGCGCTCGCACGCTCGGCGACCAGGACGCTCGACATGCAGTACTACATCGCCGAAGAAGACACGACGGGCAAGCTGCTGCTCGCCGCCGCGCTCTACGCAGCGGATCACGGCGTGCGCGTGCGCATGCTGGTCGACGACCTGAACTTCAAGGACATCGATCGCGTGATGGCCGCGCTCAACTCGCACGACAAGATCGAGATCCGCGTGTTCAACCCGTTCGGCAGCGCGTCGACGAGCTTCTATCAGCGCAGCCGCAATTTCTTCACGCAAGTCGGCGCCTTCACGCGGCGCATGCACAACAAGGCGATGATCGCCGACAACCAGCTCGCGATCGTCGGCGGCCGCAATCTCGGCGACGAATACTTCAGCGCGAGCCCGACGCTGCAGTTCCGCGATATCGACGTGCTCGCGGCCGGCCCGATCACGGCCGACATCTCCGCGAGCTTCGACGCGTACTGGAACGACAGCAACGCGTATCCGCTGCGCGCGCTGAACAAACAGAAGTTCGATCCGCACGATCTCGACGAAATGCGCGACGAGTTGCGCGCGCACTGGCGCAAGAACGCCGAGCCGTACAACGCGAAGCCGCTGAACGCGACGCCGCTTGCCGCGCAGATCGCGAAACACGAACTGCAGCTGGTCTGGGCGCCCGCCGAGTTCAAGGTCGATTCGCCCGAGAAAATGAAGCTGCCCGCCGATCAGTACAAAAGCCCGCCGATGCAGCGGCTCATCGAACTGATGCACGACGCACAGCGCGAATTTCTCATCACGTCGCCGTATTTCGTGCCGCACCAGGCGGGCGTCGATGCGCTCGGCACACTGGTCAAGCGCGGCGTGACCGTCAAGGTGCTGACCAATTCGCTCGCCGCGACGGACGCCGTCGCCGTGCAGGCGGGTTACAGCCCGTATCGCGTGCCGCTGCTGGAACGCGGCGTGCAGTTGTACGAGTTCAAGCCGACGCAAGGCAGCGAGCCACCGACGGCGGGTCTGTTCGGTTCGCGCTCCAAAGCGAGCCTGCATGCGAAAACGTATGTGATCGACCGTCAGACGCTCGTGATCGGCTCGATGAATCTCGATCCGCGCTCCGCGCATCTGAACACGGAACTCGCCCTCGTGATCCACAGCCCGCCGCTCGCGGAGCAGGTCGCGAAACTCTTCGATCAGGCGACGGCGCCCGCCATGAGCTACCGCGTTACGCTCGCGACGCCGGACGAACTCGCCGCGCTGCGCAACTCGGCGACGCCGCAATCGAAGCTGGTCTGGACCGACGAGGAAAACGGCCAGATCCGTCGCTACAACCTCGATCCCGGCGCGGGCTTTTACCGCAATGCGCTGACGGGTCTATTCTTGTTGCTGCCAGTCGACGAGCAGTTATAG
- a CDS encoding GlxA family transcriptional regulator, with amino-acid sequence MNDTLDNDPPAPKVRHVVFAVAPNLVLLDASGPLEAFHRAELTVRDARRIPATSREPVAYRTTVASIDGGVLDTFPGLPVVTQRLDTLDDEPIDTLIVPGIPVDDPGTLQPALIDWIARRAPNVRRVCSVCTGAFYLAAAGVLDGRRATTHWRDAGRLAERFPRVHVDAEPIFIREPLADERSMWTSAGVTAGIDLALALIQEDYGHPVAMQVARRLVVFVKRPGGQSQFSAALAAQASAGGAFDGLHGWMASNLNGDLSVERLAEEARMSPRNFARRYVDEVGRTPAKTVSAMRLEAASRALAESRRPLKRIALDCGFGSEQNLRRAFMRSFGVLPLDYRERFASALR; translated from the coding sequence ATGAACGACACGCTGGACAACGATCCGCCCGCACCCAAGGTGCGCCATGTGGTGTTCGCCGTCGCGCCAAACCTGGTGCTGCTCGACGCCAGCGGTCCGCTGGAGGCGTTTCATCGCGCCGAACTGACGGTGCGCGACGCCCGCCGCATTCCCGCGACATCGCGCGAGCCCGTCGCGTACCGCACGACGGTCGCGTCGATCGACGGCGGCGTGCTCGACACGTTTCCCGGTTTGCCCGTCGTCACGCAACGCCTCGATACGCTCGACGACGAACCCATCGACACGCTGATTGTGCCAGGCATTCCCGTCGACGATCCGGGCACGTTGCAACCCGCGCTGATCGACTGGATCGCGCGGCGTGCGCCGAACGTGCGGCGCGTCTGCTCGGTGTGTACGGGCGCGTTCTATCTGGCGGCGGCGGGCGTGCTCGACGGGCGCCGCGCGACCACGCACTGGCGCGACGCCGGACGGCTCGCCGAGCGCTTCCCGCGTGTCCACGTCGACGCCGAGCCGATCTTCATCCGCGAGCCGCTTGCAGATGAGCGCTCGATGTGGACCTCGGCGGGCGTGACGGCAGGCATCGATCTCGCGCTCGCGCTGATTCAGGAAGACTACGGGCATCCCGTCGCGATGCAGGTTGCGCGGCGGCTGGTCGTGTTCGTCAAGCGGCCGGGCGGCCAGTCTCAGTTCAGCGCGGCGCTCGCGGCGCAGGCGTCGGCGGGCGGCGCGTTCGACGGACTGCACGGCTGGATGGCGTCGAACCTGAACGGCGACCTGTCCGTCGAGCGGCTCGCCGAAGAGGCGCGCATGAGTCCGCGCAACTTCGCGCGCCGCTATGTCGACGAAGTGGGGCGCACGCCCGCGAAAACCGTGTCGGCGATGCGGCTGGAGGCGGCGTCGCGGGCGCTGGCCGAGTCGCGCCGTCCGTTGAAGCGGATTGCACTCGATTGCGGCTTCGGCAGCGAGCAGAACTTGCGGCGCGCGTTCATGCGCAGCTTCGGCGTGCTGCCGCTCGATTACCGCGAGCGTTTTGCGTCAGCGTTGCGCTGA
- a CDS encoding MFS transporter — protein sequence MPSSSTAAPAVTGHADPHGRRAARVLAVCQALYTSSVSIDLTLTGLVGYTLADDKSLATLPFSLITVAAALTTVFASFLMARIGRRAGFLLGAGIGAAGGAISVYAIFHHSFWAFCAGTATVGVFQAFAQYYRLAAADAVPVEAKSRAISTVLTGGVVAAVLGPALAAWSKDWLAPIAFAGSYALVTGLGLLSMALVAGLYRDAAPHVDAAAHREPARPWRAIVRQPIFVAALANNALGYAVMMFVMTATPIAAVACGHSIGDGAQIIQWHLVGMFAPSFFSARLIARFGVLRVIGAGIVLSALCGVLALRSTDLPHFYAALACLGVGWNLMFVGGTTLLAQSYRPSERAKTQATSEFTTFAFSAVGSLCAGQMLAHFGWAAINAAIFPFLALAAFATLAFAWSRKRMAASSSF from the coding sequence ATGCCGTCATCTTCCACCGCCGCTCCCGCCGTCACGGGCCACGCCGATCCGCACGGCCGCCGCGCCGCGCGCGTGCTGGCCGTTTGTCAGGCGCTCTACACGTCGTCCGTATCGATCGATCTGACGCTTACGGGGCTCGTCGGCTACACGCTCGCCGACGACAAGTCGCTCGCCACGCTTCCGTTTTCGCTGATCACCGTCGCCGCCGCGCTGACGACGGTCTTCGCGTCGTTCCTGATGGCGCGCATCGGCCGGCGCGCGGGCTTTCTGCTGGGCGCGGGCATCGGCGCGGCGGGCGGCGCGATCTCGGTGTATGCGATCTTCCATCACAGTTTCTGGGCGTTTTGCGCGGGCACGGCGACCGTCGGCGTGTTTCAGGCCTTTGCGCAGTACTACCGGCTCGCCGCCGCCGACGCCGTTCCCGTCGAAGCCAAGAGCCGCGCGATCTCGACGGTGCTCACAGGCGGCGTCGTCGCGGCCGTGCTCGGGCCCGCGCTCGCCGCGTGGAGCAAGGACTGGCTCGCGCCCATCGCGTTCGCCGGTTCCTATGCGCTCGTGACGGGACTCGGCTTGCTGTCGATGGCGCTCGTCGCAGGCCTGTATCGCGATGCTGCGCCGCACGTCGACGCCGCCGCGCACCGCGAACCCGCGCGTCCCTGGCGCGCGATCGTTCGCCAGCCGATTTTCGTCGCGGCTCTGGCTAACAACGCGCTCGGCTACGCGGTGATGATGTTCGTGATGACGGCGACGCCGATTGCCGCCGTCGCGTGCGGACACTCGATCGGCGATGGCGCGCAGATCATCCAGTGGCATCTGGTCGGCATGTTCGCGCCGTCGTTTTTCTCGGCGCGCTTGATCGCCCGGTTCGGCGTGCTGCGCGTGATCGGCGCGGGCATCGTGCTGTCGGCGCTGTGCGGCGTGCTCGCGCTGCGCTCGACCGATCTGCCGCATTTCTACGCGGCGCTCGCGTGCCTCGGCGTCGGCTGGAACCTGATGTTCGTCGGCGGCACGACGTTGCTTGCACAGTCGTACCGGCCGTCGGAGCGCGCGAAGACCCAGGCGACGAGCGAATTCACGACCTTTGCGTTCTCGGCAGTCGGTTCGCTGTGCGCGGGGCAGATGCTCGCGCACTTCGGCTGGGCGGCCATCAACGCGGCGATTTTCCCGTTCCTCGCGCTGGCTGCGTTTGCGACCTTGGCGTTCGCCTGGTCGCGCAAGCGCATGGCGGCGTCGTCGAGCTTCTGA
- the fumC gene encoding class II fumarate hydratase codes for MTEDVRMERDTFGEIAVPNAKLWGAQTQRSLQNFKISTEKQSPELITALAIIKRAAAEVNLNLGVLDATKAKAIMAAADEIIEGKHPDEFPLAVWQTGSGTQTNMNLNEVIANRASELMGGARGEARLVHPNDDVNRGQSSNDVFPTAMHVAAAVGIVKHLLPAVKTLRETLDKKAKAFADIVKIGRTHLQDATPLTLGQEFSGYVAQLDQNAKHIESTLAHLYELAQGGTAVGTGLNAHPKFAGDVAAAIGRLTGLPFVSAPNKFEVMAAADALVFAHGALKTLAASMMKIANDIRWLASGPRCGLGELSIPENEPGSSIMPGKVNPTQSEAVTMLCCQVFGNDVAVNVGGASGNFELNVFRPMVAHNVLQSVRLLADGMHSFNDNCAVGIEPNRERVDQLLNESLMLVTALNPHIGYDKAAKIAKKAHKEGTTLKASALSLGYVTEQQFDEWVRPHDMVGNAKG; via the coding sequence ATGACCGAAGATGTACGCATGGAACGCGATACGTTCGGCGAAATCGCCGTGCCGAACGCGAAATTGTGGGGGGCGCAAACGCAGCGTTCGCTGCAGAACTTCAAGATTTCGACGGAAAAGCAGTCGCCTGAACTGATCACGGCACTCGCGATCATCAAGCGCGCCGCCGCCGAAGTGAACCTGAACCTCGGCGTACTCGACGCGACCAAGGCAAAGGCGATCATGGCCGCCGCCGACGAAATCATCGAAGGCAAGCATCCCGACGAATTCCCGCTCGCGGTTTGGCAAACGGGTTCCGGCACGCAGACCAACATGAACCTCAACGAGGTGATCGCGAACCGCGCGAGCGAACTGATGGGCGGCGCGCGCGGCGAAGCGCGCCTCGTCCATCCCAACGACGACGTGAACCGCGGCCAATCGTCGAACGACGTGTTTCCGACGGCGATGCACGTCGCGGCGGCCGTCGGTATCGTCAAGCATCTGCTGCCCGCCGTGAAGACGCTGCGCGAGACGCTCGACAAAAAGGCCAAGGCATTCGCCGATATCGTGAAGATCGGCCGCACGCATTTGCAGGACGCGACGCCGCTCACGCTCGGCCAGGAATTCTCCGGCTATGTCGCGCAACTCGACCAGAACGCGAAGCACATCGAGTCGACGCTCGCGCATCTGTACGAACTCGCGCAAGGCGGCACGGCGGTCGGCACGGGCCTCAACGCACATCCGAAATTCGCCGGCGACGTGGCCGCCGCGATCGGCCGCCTGACGGGCCTGCCCTTCGTGTCGGCGCCGAACAAGTTCGAAGTGATGGCCGCCGCCGACGCGCTGGTGTTCGCGCACGGCGCGCTAAAGACGCTGGCAGCAAGCATGATGAAGATCGCCAACGACATCCGCTGGCTGGCGAGCGGCCCGCGCTGCGGCCTCGGCGAACTGTCGATTCCCGAGAACGAGCCGGGCAGCTCGATCATGCCGGGCAAGGTGAATCCGACGCAATCGGAAGCGGTGACGATGCTGTGCTGCCAGGTATTCGGCAACGACGTCGCGGTGAACGTGGGCGGCGCAAGCGGCAACTTCGAGCTGAACGTGTTCCGGCCGATGGTCGCGCATAACGTGTTGCAGTCGGTGCGCCTGCTCGCCGACGGCATGCACAGCTTCAACGACAACTGTGCCGTCGGCATCGAGCCGAACCGGGAGCGCGTCGATCAGTTGTTGAATGAGTCGCTGATGCTCGTGACGGCGCTCAATCCGCACATCGGCTACGACAAGGCCGCGAAGATCGCGAAGAAGGCGCACAAGGAAGGCACGACGCTGAAGGCATCGGCGCTCTCGCTCGGCTATGTGACGGAACAGCAGTTCGACGAATGGGTGCGTCCGCACGACATGGTCGGCAACGCCAAAGGCTAA
- a CDS encoding ArsR/SmtB family transcription factor, with amino-acid sequence MTAAFPSEPSHFPGLSHIGALLADPGRAAMLWALMDGTARPAGELTLIAGLSPSAASAHLARLTDGGLLALEVRGRHRYFRIASAEIAATIEALANVAQAAAPQRAVPRPARTVPVDMRYARTCYDHMAGELAVRVYERLVDGGLLTVDGDALDATADGAALLADWGIDVSQHRTRRRRFACTCPDWSERRPHLGGALGAALLDSWSARRWVERTDRPRILRVTPAGHRHFDDFLTH; translated from the coding sequence ATGACTGCTGCATTTCCCTCGGAACCGAGCCACTTTCCCGGCCTGAGCCATATCGGCGCGCTGCTCGCCGATCCCGGCCGCGCCGCGATGCTGTGGGCGCTGATGGACGGCACCGCACGTCCGGCGGGCGAACTGACGCTGATTGCGGGCCTGTCGCCGTCGGCGGCGAGCGCGCATCTCGCGCGTCTGACGGACGGCGGGCTGCTCGCGCTCGAAGTGCGCGGGCGGCATCGCTATTTCAGGATTGCGTCGGCGGAAATCGCCGCGACCATCGAGGCGCTCGCGAATGTCGCGCAGGCAGCCGCGCCGCAGCGGGCCGTGCCGCGTCCGGCGCGCACGGTGCCCGTCGACATGCGCTATGCGCGCACCTGCTATGACCACATGGCGGGCGAACTGGCCGTGCGCGTGTACGAACGGCTCGTCGACGGCGGACTGCTGACTGTCGACGGCGACGCGCTCGACGCAACCGCTGACGGCGCTGCCTTGCTGGCCGATTGGGGTATCGACGTGTCGCAGCATCGCACCCGCCGGCGGCGCTTCGCGTGCACTTGCCCCGACTGGAGCGAACGTCGCCCGCATCTTGGCGGCGCGCTGGGTGCGGCGCTGCTCGATTCGTGGTCGGCACGCCGTTGGGTCGAACGCACCGACCGCCCGCGAATCCTGCGCGTGACGCCCGCCGGGCATCGTCATTTCGACGACTTTCTCACGCATTGA